TGCCGTCGCCGGCGCTGACGATACCGCTCTGTTCGAGCTGATCCATCACCCGTCCCGCGCGGCTGAAACCCAGCCGCAAGCGGCGCTGCAGAAGGGAGACGCTGGCCTGCTGGTGCATGACGACGAGCCTGGCTGCCTCCTCGAACATGCTGTCGCGCCGGCCCCTGTCCTGATCAAATCCCGATGAGGAGCCATTGCCGCTGGACGATGGCGGCTCTGGCAGCATACACTCGGCTCGAAGCGGCGGCTGCTGGCCAATAAACTCTGTTATCGCATCGACTTCTGAGAGGGAAATATAGGGGCACTGTATCCGTTGCGGTTTGGACATCTTTGCCGACTGGAACAGCATGTCGCCACTGCCAAGCAACTGCTCTGCGCCAGACACGTCAAGAATGGTGCGGGAATCGACCTTGCTGGCCACCTGGAAAGCGATGCGCGAGGGGAAGTTGGCCTTGATGATACCGGTGATGATATCAACCGACGGGCGCTGCGTAGCCACGATCAGGTGAATGCCGACCGCCCTGGCCATCTGCGCGAGCCTCGTGATAGGCTCCTCGACCTCGCGACCTGCCGTGATCATCAGGTCGGCAAGCTCGTCAACAACGACGACCAGGTAGAACATCGCCTCGTCTTTCATCTTCCGGTTGTACTCGCCGATGTTGCGCACGCCGCACTGTTCGAGCAGCTCGTACCGGTGCTCCATCTCCCTGACCACCGACCTGAGCGCGGACACCGCTTTCTGTGGATCGGTGACGATGATCTGCTCCTCCATGCCGGGAATTTTCGGCAGGAAATGGTCTTTCAGAAGCTTGTACGGCTTGAGCTCGACCCGCTTCGGATCGATCAGCACGAATTTGACCTCGTCCGGTTTCTTCGAATAAAGCAGACTCGTGAGCAGTACATTGATCGCCACCGACTTGCCCGCACCGGTCGCGCCCGCAATGAGGAGGTGCGGCATGGCGGCCAGGTCATCGACGATCACTTCGTTCGAGATGCTCTTGCCGAGGACGATTGGCAGAGCCATCGAATTGTTCTTGAACTTTTCGACCTGAAGCACCGAGCGCATCACCACCGGCCGCGGCTTGCTGATCGGTATTTCGACGCCAATGGCGTTCTTGCCGGGAATGGGAGCAATGATCCTGATGCCGCCGGACGAGGAGGCCATCGCCATGGCGAGATCGTTTTCGAGCGACTTGATCCGGCTGATCTTCACCTCCGGCGCAAGTTCGAGCTCGAAAAGCGCCACTCGCGGGCCAACGGTGGTGGCGATACGAATGACGTCGA
The nucleotide sequence above comes from Chlorobaculum tepidum TLS. Encoded proteins:
- a CDS encoding DNA translocase FtsK, producing MKAFCTDSLVTEVAGIALMLAALFSIAAVFGFHAEDEPYIVTLPWYELFSSAAKAVAGTIHNPFGLFGARVSVFFIRVLLGYPSVMPLFGFLVLGWHLFRAKPLGPGLFFLVYTLLMALDLSAMFGLSMLPLADLMSGATGRMMASFLSTVIGYPGAWALTAIIAAVLTFYMGRDFIVDTIAGVSGFFGKLLATVQAIRAERHRKRREKEEMRVRKKAERMAAVLEKEQRKRDKKAQRARKAGDASKQKAAPFENSPETPAPVMDVEPAPPLLNPAVSEPVVIPAEVEEIRTPEPAPVRPEEGPEMIIKPGVQEAEADLDERALKVRTHDHVKYRFPSIDLLRRPKDEDESYDERHLAETKDRLLEKLRIYKIDVIRIATTVGPRVALFELELAPEVKISRIKSLENDLAMAMASSSGGIRIIAPIPGKNAIGVEIPISKPRPVVMRSVLQVEKFKNNSMALPIVLGKSISNEVIVDDLAAMPHLLIAGATGAGKSVAINVLLTSLLYSKKPDEVKFVLIDPKRVELKPYKLLKDHFLPKIPGMEEQIIVTDPQKAVSALRSVVREMEHRYELLEQCGVRNIGEYNRKMKDEAMFYLVVVVDELADLMITAGREVEEPITRLAQMARAVGIHLIVATQRPSVDIITGIIKANFPSRIAFQVASKVDSRTILDVSGAEQLLGSGDMLFQSAKMSKPQRIQCPYISLSEVDAITEFIGQQPPLRAECMLPEPPSSSGNGSSSGFDQDRGRRDSMFEEAARLVVMHQQASVSLLQRRLRLGFSRAGRVMDQLEQSGIVSAGDGSKPREVLVKNEDSLELLLRNLD